In Pseudomonas putida, a genomic segment contains:
- a CDS encoding LPS O-antigen chain length determinant protein WzzB produces the protein MRSEPERVSGDGEIDLLELVQGVWRQKLWVPLVAVPVIAIGLAYVLMVSPVYEAKLYIQPPAQNEVAQLNYGRGGNTGLPPISAAYVYGIYLNALQSETVRDKFFRDAFLPTLTEEERKGSRDALYAQFNGMLSVSKAGKDMPDRYVLTAHLEDPRLAATWVSGYAELAAERAKSELLNGARSEISIMADNLEQQIRAARASADNQRKDQIAQLEEALRVAKSIGLDKPPIISSTLGNEVSAGMDGELTYMRGTKALEAEIANLHSRKSADPFIPKLRQKQEQLNFLRHWDINPSLVAMYKQDGAVSQPDKPIKPRKAVIMLMTAIVGVGLGMLVALGRDLWLRRRSAQPPSAV, from the coding sequence ATGCGTAGTGAACCTGAGCGGGTTAGCGGTGATGGTGAGATCGATTTGCTTGAGCTTGTTCAGGGCGTATGGCGGCAGAAGCTTTGGGTTCCGTTGGTTGCGGTACCTGTAATCGCTATTGGCTTGGCCTATGTCTTGATGGTGTCGCCGGTCTACGAAGCAAAACTCTATATTCAGCCGCCCGCGCAGAACGAAGTCGCGCAGCTCAATTATGGTAGGGGGGGCAATACCGGTCTCCCGCCTATCAGTGCTGCCTATGTCTACGGTATCTATTTGAACGCTCTTCAATCCGAGACAGTCCGGGACAAATTCTTCCGCGATGCTTTTCTTCCCACGTTGACGGAGGAAGAGCGCAAAGGCTCACGTGATGCATTGTATGCCCAGTTCAATGGGATGCTCAGTGTTTCTAAGGCAGGGAAGGACATGCCTGATCGCTACGTGTTGACGGCGCATCTGGAGGATCCGCGGCTTGCGGCTACGTGGGTTTCAGGTTATGCCGAACTGGCCGCAGAGCGAGCAAAGAGCGAGCTACTCAACGGAGCTCGCAGTGAAATATCGATCATGGCGGATAATCTTGAGCAGCAGATTCGGGCTGCTCGCGCCAGCGCTGATAACCAGCGCAAAGACCAGATTGCTCAGCTTGAAGAAGCGCTGCGGGTAGCCAAATCGATCGGTTTGGACAAGCCTCCTATCATTTCCTCCACTTTGGGGAACGAGGTGTCGGCGGGCATGGATGGTGAGCTGACCTACATGCGTGGTACTAAAGCATTGGAGGCTGAAATCGCCAATCTGCACTCTCGTAAGTCGGCTGATCCCTTCATACCCAAATTGCGTCAAAAGCAGGAACAACTCAATTTCCTCCGTCATTGGGATATCAATCCGTCGCTGGTCGCCATGTACAAACAAGACGGTGCGGTGAGCCAACCTGACAAACCAATCAAGCCGCGCAAAGCTGTGATCATGCTGATGACTGCGATTGTTGGTGTCGGGCTCGGCATGCTGGTCGCCCTCGGGCGAGATCTCTGGTTGCGGCGCCGCTCGGCGCAACCGCCTAGCGCGGTTTGA
- the wbpA gene encoding UDP-N-acetyl-D-glucosamine 6-dehydrogenase — protein sequence MTDINKVVEKFKSRQALIGIVGLGYVGLPLMLRYNSIGFNVLGIDIDQTKVDKLNAGESYIEHISATNIAKARTSGFEATIDFERAAECDALILCVPTPLNKYREPDMSFVINTTDALKPYLRAGQVVSLESTTYPGTTEEELLPRVQEGGLVVGENIYLVYSPEREDPGNPNFETRTIPKVIGGHTSSCLEVGIALYEQAIDQVVPVSSTKAAEMTKLLENIHRAVNIGLVNEMKIVADRMGIDIFEVVDAAATKPFGFTPYYPGPGLGGHCIPIDPFYLTWKAREYGLHTRFIELSGEVNQAMPEYVLGKLMDGLNDSGKALKGSRVLVLGIAYKKNVDDMRESPSVEIMELIEAKGGVVAYSDPHVPVFPKMREHHFELSSEPLTAENLASFDAVVLATDHDKFDYALIEAKAKLIVDSRGKYRTPTVHIIKA from the coding sequence ATGACAGATATTAATAAAGTGGTAGAGAAGTTCAAAAGTCGGCAAGCCTTGATTGGTATTGTGGGGCTAGGCTACGTCGGCCTGCCGCTGATGCTTCGTTACAACTCGATCGGCTTCAATGTGTTGGGTATTGATATCGATCAAACCAAGGTTGATAAGCTGAACGCGGGTGAGAGCTACATTGAGCACATTTCGGCCACCAATATCGCCAAGGCTCGGACAAGCGGATTTGAGGCCACCATCGACTTTGAACGCGCCGCAGAGTGCGACGCGTTGATTTTGTGCGTTCCTACGCCGCTCAACAAATATCGCGAACCAGATATGAGCTTCGTGATTAATACCACTGACGCGCTCAAACCGTACCTGAGAGCGGGGCAGGTAGTGTCCCTGGAAAGTACCACTTACCCAGGGACCACCGAGGAAGAGTTGCTGCCGCGCGTGCAAGAAGGTGGCCTGGTGGTAGGTGAGAATATCTACCTGGTGTACTCGCCAGAGCGTGAAGACCCGGGTAACCCGAATTTTGAAACCCGGACGATCCCTAAGGTTATTGGCGGGCATACTTCTAGCTGTCTTGAAGTGGGTATCGCCCTGTACGAACAGGCCATTGATCAAGTAGTGCCGGTGAGCTCTACCAAAGCCGCTGAAATGACCAAGCTTCTGGAAAATATTCATCGTGCAGTGAATATCGGCTTGGTCAACGAAATGAAGATCGTGGCGGATCGTATGGGTATCGACATTTTCGAGGTTGTCGATGCCGCGGCGACTAAGCCTTTCGGCTTCACGCCCTACTACCCAGGCCCGGGCTTGGGTGGCCACTGCATTCCAATCGACCCTTTCTACCTCACCTGGAAGGCGCGCGAATACGGGTTGCACACTCGCTTCATCGAGCTGTCGGGCGAAGTGAACCAGGCCATGCCCGAGTATGTATTGGGCAAGCTGATGGACGGACTGAATGATTCCGGCAAGGCACTGAAGGGTAGCCGTGTACTCGTTCTAGGTATTGCCTATAAGAAGAACGTGGACGACATGCGCGAGTCGCCGTCCGTGGAGATCATGGAGTTGATCGAGGCCAAAGGCGGCGTTGTGGCCTACAGCGACCCGCATGTACCGGTGTTTCCGAAGATGCGCGAACATCACTTTGAACTGAGCAGCGAACCCCTGACCGCTGAGAACCTGGCAAG